TCGCGATCCCGCACTCGATCCAGCAGCAGGTCTGGCCGACCGAGGACTTCGAGCTGGTCACCAGCCACGTCGAGTCCGTGATCCCCGAGGACGACCTGTTCGCGGGGATCCGCGATCGCGCCGCCGGCGCCGCCTGAGACACTGGACCCATGCACCACGCACTGCTCCTTCTCACCGCCGTCACCGACCCTCCTCCGAGCGAGAACGACGTGAAGGCCGGCTGGGGTGCGCTGGGACTGATGCTGCTGCTGATCGCCGCGGTGGTGTTCCTGATGTGGAGCTTCACCCGCCAGCTCAAGAAGGTCCGGGCCGCCAAGGAGGCCGGCGTCTACGACGACGCCGACGAGCGCTCCTGACCCGACCCGGTCACCGCCGGCGGTCGAGCGGTATCGGGACCGGGCACCTCAGCAAGCACTGAGCCGCCCGTTGACGACGGGCGGGCCGGGGCCGATGCTCCGGGCATGCCCGTCCCGCTGCCTGCCGTCCTGGCGGCCCTGGTCGCGCTCGTCGTCGTCTACTGCTCGGTCGGCGTCGTCACCCGCAGGCGCTGGCCCGGCGTGGCCCGGCACCGCCGCGACATCGACGCCTGGCACGTGGTGATGGGCGTCGCCATGATCGGCATGCTCCTGGGCACCCTCTCCCGCCCGGTGGCGACCGTCGCGCTCGTGGTCGCCGGTGTGGCGGTCTGCTGGGGCGCCCTGTCGACCGAGCGGCGTTCCGCCGGCAGTGCGCACGTGCGCCTGCTCGTGGGCGCCACCGCGATGGCGGTGATGACCCTGCCGCTGGCCGCTCCGGCCCAGGCGACGGGCAGCCCGACAGCCGCTGCAG
This genomic window from Nocardioides cynanchi contains:
- a CDS encoding DUF5134 domain-containing protein encodes the protein MPVPLPAVLAALVALVVVYCSVGVVTRRRWPGVARHRRDIDAWHVVMGVAMIGMLLGTLSRPVATVALVVAGVAVCWGALSTERRSAGSAHVRLLVGATAMAVMTLPLAAPAQATGSPTAAAGAAGMPAGGSSSALLVGILLAALGAVAVTRLPVVVRRGAGAVGRLDACCDVVMAGAMAALLVALL